In the Peptoclostridium acidaminophilum DSM 3953 genome, one interval contains:
- a CDS encoding AAA family ATPase: MGDTIKLLIADSTYEPDGSFNHILKSEGGIEIVGKVETGDRVVEMSKIIKPDVVLLDAEIEGLDAMEAVRHLLNNDPNVLVVMVFTEKNKTYVKRAMASGARDFLVKPFTVNSLIDTVKSLYELDKSRREALRAETGGKNEEKEAYDFRLPTESKIITLFSTKGGVGKSLIAINLAVSIADKTKKKVALVDLDLMSGDIALMLDLYPKRTIVDMVKDMNGIDKDTLQEYLVHHSSGLSVLPAPISPEQAEYVTSNSLEKIIYILARSYDYIVIDTGPSFKEVNLTALDMSNHILFVTTLDLPSVKSSRVGLDIMKKLNYEDNKVNLILNRYSKKHGISIKDLEKTAKKSILNVIPMDDAIAISSINTGAPFMLNNSRKPIAKKISEISDFIIQGK, from the coding sequence ATGGGAGATACTATTAAGCTGCTTATTGCTGACAGCACATACGAACCTGATGGAAGCTTTAATCATATTTTGAAAAGTGAAGGCGGAATTGAAATAGTAGGCAAGGTGGAAACAGGCGACAGGGTTGTTGAAATGTCAAAGATTATCAAGCCTGATGTTGTCCTGCTCGATGCCGAAATAGAGGGCCTTGATGCAATGGAGGCTGTAAGACACCTGCTAAACAACGACCCTAACGTGCTTGTTGTTATGGTGTTTACAGAAAAAAACAAGACCTATGTAAAAAGGGCCATGGCTTCGGGAGCAAGGGACTTCCTGGTTAAGCCCTTTACTGTAAACTCTCTTATAGACACTGTCAAGAGCCTGTACGAGCTCGACAAGAGCAGAAGAGAGGCGCTCAGAGCTGAAACAGGTGGAAAAAACGAAGAAAAAGAAGCGTATGATTTCAGACTTCCTACTGAGTCCAAAATAATAACTCTTTTCAGCACTAAGGGCGGGGTGGGCAAGAGCCTTATAGCGATAAACCTTGCGGTTTCCATAGCCGACAAGACAAAGAAAAAGGTGGCGCTAGTAGATCTTGACCTAATGTCTGGTGACATAGCCCTTATGCTCGACCTTTATCCGAAAAGAACGATAGTGGACATGGTAAAGGACATGAATGGAATAGACAAGGATACGCTTCAGGAGTATCTGGTACATCACAGCTCGGGTCTCAGCGTGCTTCCTGCGCCTATAAGCCCTGAACAGGCCGAATACGTCACAAGCAACAGCTTGGAGAAGATAATCTATATTCTGGCCAGAAGCTACGACTACATTGTCATAGACACGGGCCCTTCCTTCAAGGAAGTCAATTTGACAGCCCTTGACATGTCAAATCACATCCTGTTCGTTACTACGCTTGATCTGCCTTCTGTTAAGAGCTCAAGGGTGGGGCTTGACATCATGAAAAAGCTGAATTACGAGGACAACAAGGTCAATCTCATACTCAACAGATACAGCAAAAAACACGGCATAAGCATAAAAGACCTTGAGAAGACAGCCAAGAAAAGTATTCTCAATGTGATACCTATGGACGACGCAATCGCCATATCGTCCATAAACACCGGGGCCCCTTTCATGCTCAATAATTCAAGGAAGCCGATAGCGAAAAAGATATCAGAAATCTCGGATTTTATAATACAAGGCAAGTAA
- a CDS encoding Flp family type IVb pilin, with protein MPSRWKRFLEIFAIRKDERGQGLVEYGLIILLIAIGVVASLGDFGLGVQGLYNKILEEIEAIL; from the coding sequence ATGCCAAGCAGATGGAAAAGGTTCTTAGAAATATTTGCAATAAGGAAGGACGAAAGAGGACAGGGGTTAGTGGAGTATGGGTTGATAATATTGTTGATAGCCATTGGTGTAGTAGCAAGTCTTGGTGATTTTGGTTTAGGTGTACAGGGTTTATACAATAAAATTTTAGAGGAAATAGAAGCTATACTATAG
- the cpaB gene encoding Flp pilus assembly protein CpaB, which yields MKTDKKMVLLSILLGLITTFAVYKYIDQIVSENDEAKFTKVWVATADIPAKTKITAEMVEKKGIKDDLIAKGAYTESDVVVGKYAIDNIAQGEQLIRDRVGNLEKSYFSYNIPKNQRAVTLEVDSVAGVADLIRPGDYVDLITYFGAKDPYNDVAKDMLQNVIVLAVDKDFTIGKEPIVAEGSEGNRRITVAVNVWDAEKIVFAQDYGKVHLVLRNPDDKDIQETNGITRTDITNR from the coding sequence ATGAAAACTGACAAAAAAATGGTGCTGCTTTCTATTTTGCTTGGACTTATAACTACATTCGCGGTATACAAGTATATCGACCAGATCGTATCCGAAAACGATGAAGCTAAATTCACTAAGGTTTGGGTTGCAACGGCTGATATTCCCGCAAAGACAAAGATAACTGCCGAGATGGTGGAAAAGAAGGGGATAAAGGATGACCTTATAGCCAAAGGAGCCTATACGGAAAGCGACGTGGTAGTTGGAAAATACGCAATAGACAACATAGCGCAGGGGGAGCAGCTTATTCGGGACAGAGTGGGCAATCTGGAAAAAAGCTACTTCTCTTATAACATTCCAAAGAATCAAAGAGCAGTAACACTAGAGGTTGATTCAGTTGCAGGGGTGGCAGACCTCATAAGGCCGGGCGATTACGTTGATTTGATTACATATTTTGGAGCTAAAGATCCTTACAACGACGTGGCGAAGGACATGCTTCAGAATGTAATAGTGCTAGCTGTAGACAAGGATTTTACTATCGGCAAAGAGCCCATAGTTGCTGAAGGATCAGAAGGAAATCGAAGAATAACAGTTGCTGTTAACGTTTGGGATGCTGAAAAGATAGTGTTCGCCCAGGACTACGGGAAAGTCCATCTTGTTCTTAGAAATCCAGACGACAAGGATATACAGGAAACTAACGGTATAACAAGAACTGATATAACCAATAGATAA
- a CDS encoding type II secretion system F family protein: MLYFILLYVFISTVLLVTMLIDASGYKKPIKRLGKYLQKGNYENFDKNNPEKPSFSISGVKDYLKKFEKSAEKIGYLSNQRDALDRKLDSADILLTVEEFVAGSGFLVLLATYFGYAATSSILMGAMTGVLVAAAIVLLIRVKRGKKIENLDKQLGDALTMMAGTLRAGYSFLQAMDTVGREMPKPISTEFGKVIKEIQVGGGMETALNNMLKRSYTEDLDLMVTSVLIHRQIGGNLAEILDNISSTIRDRIKLKGEVKVLTSQARLSGLIIALLPFGFAVIISFINPDHMKTLISDRLGQYLIGMALMGQIVGFVIIKRITDVKY, from the coding sequence ATGTTATATTTTATATTGCTATATGTTTTCATATCAACAGTTCTCCTGGTCACAATGTTGATAGATGCATCAGGTTATAAAAAGCCCATAAAGCGGCTTGGCAAATATCTTCAAAAAGGCAATTATGAGAATTTTGATAAAAATAATCCCGAAAAACCATCGTTTTCCATATCGGGAGTTAAAGATTATTTGAAAAAATTCGAGAAGAGTGCTGAAAAGATAGGATATTTGAGTAATCAAAGAGACGCTCTGGACAGAAAACTTGATAGTGCGGACATTTTGCTTACTGTGGAAGAATTTGTAGCAGGTTCGGGTTTTCTTGTTTTGTTAGCAACATATTTCGGTTATGCAGCCACATCAAGCATCCTTATGGGAGCGATGACCGGAGTACTTGTTGCAGCAGCCATAGTACTTTTGATAAGAGTTAAACGAGGGAAAAAAATCGAGAACCTGGACAAACAGCTTGGAGACGCCCTTACAATGATGGCGGGAACACTAAGGGCTGGCTACAGCTTTCTTCAAGCCATGGATACAGTGGGAAGGGAGATGCCAAAGCCTATTTCAACTGAATTTGGAAAGGTTATAAAGGAGATTCAGGTCGGTGGAGGTATGGAGACGGCTCTTAATAATATGTTGAAAAGATCATATACGGAAGACCTGGACCTGATGGTAACCTCTGTCCTTATCCATAGGCAGATAGGAGGCAATCTGGCTGAGATACTCGACAACATATCCTCTACAATCCGTGACAGGATCAAGCTGAAGGGAGAGGTGAAGGTTCTAACGAGTCAGGCAAGGCTTTCCGGGCTTATAATTGCTCTGCTGCCCTTTGGATTTGCTGTCATCATAAGCTTTATAAATCCAGATCATATGAAAACTCTAATAAGCGACAGATTGGGACAGTATCTGATAGGTATGGCTCTAATGGGACAAATCGTTGGTTTTGTGATTATTAAGCGGATAACTGACGTCAAGTATTAA
- a CDS encoding TadE/TadG family type IV pilus assembly protein: protein MLFFKRVKNRKGQALVELALSVLIMLGIMLGIAEFGWLFKSYIVVTNASREAARRAAVDTDYGGIQTDIAAKYPPVTVVITPGGGNVTAVASQDYEMITPVGDLLELGLGDSINIVITTVMKSET from the coding sequence ATGTTATTTTTTAAAAGAGTAAAAAACAGAAAAGGACAGGCATTGGTTGAATTGGCTCTTTCGGTGTTGATCATGCTGGGTATAATGCTTGGCATTGCCGAGTTTGGCTGGCTTTTTAAATCGTATATAGTAGTTACGAACGCTTCAAGAGAAGCGGCTAGAAGAGCGGCAGTTGACACCGATTACGGTGGGATTCAGACCGATATTGCAGCGAAATATCCACCTGTTACAGTAGTCATTACACCCGGCGGTGGCAACGTAACGGCGGTGGCAAGCCAAGACTATGAGATGATTACACCTGTTGGAGACTTGTTGGAATTGGGATTGGGGGATAGCATCAATATAGTAATAACAACTGTAATGAAGAGTGAAACCTAA
- a CDS encoding RNA-guided endonuclease InsQ/TnpB family protein has protein sequence MIRCHKTSFYATKSDIDRLFACNRLSAEIWNACLAVSKSYSLANGGKWIGKSLLQAEMKGRFPLHSQSIQAVCHKYLFARDSAYAARLKGYKNKYPYKTKRNFNTKWIDKAFKILPSGKIELSMGIANGKRQKPITIWCKEIPLGDIKEIELVYDRWLMVSISYDDCADETETSGTKKVGVDLGEIHSIAAFCDNGESLIITGRKLRSVHRLRNKKLAELQRLMSKCKKGSRQWKRYNHAKQFVLSKSEKQLKDALHKSSSNFAIWCVENAVSEVAVGKIEGVQRKTKGKKSKNTNQKLSNWAFGRLQKYMEYKLKSCGIAMYKIDESYTTQTCPVCGRKKKSSGRNYKCKCGYSCHRDIHGARNILSKHLSGGRITHVADIENQKYLRIA, from the coding sequence ATGATTAGATGCCATAAAACAAGCTTTTATGCAACTAAATCCGACATTGATAGACTCTTTGCATGCAATAGGCTTTCCGCTGAAATTTGGAACGCCTGTCTTGCCGTTTCAAAGAGCTACTCGCTTGCAAATGGTGGAAAGTGGATAGGAAAATCCCTGCTTCAAGCTGAGATGAAGGGCAGATTCCCACTTCACAGCCAGTCAATACAAGCTGTTTGCCACAAGTACCTGTTTGCTAGGGATTCAGCTTATGCCGCTAGACTAAAGGGCTACAAGAACAAATACCCCTACAAGACCAAGCGAAACTTCAACACCAAATGGATTGACAAGGCGTTCAAGATTTTACCCAGTGGGAAAATCGAGCTTTCCATGGGCATAGCCAACGGAAAGAGGCAAAAACCTATAACCATTTGGTGCAAGGAGATCCCCCTTGGGGACATCAAAGAAATCGAGCTTGTCTACGACAGATGGCTCATGGTCTCCATAAGCTATGACGACTGCGCTGACGAAACTGAAACTTCCGGCACAAAAAAGGTTGGCGTTGACCTTGGCGAGATTCACTCCATTGCCGCCTTCTGTGATAACGGCGAGAGCCTTATAATAACAGGCCGGAAACTCCGAAGTGTTCACAGGCTCAGGAATAAGAAGCTCGCAGAACTCCAAAGGCTCATGAGCAAGTGCAAAAAAGGCTCACGCCAATGGAAACGCTACAACCATGCCAAGCAATTTGTACTCTCAAAATCCGAAAAGCAGCTAAAGGATGCCTTGCACAAGTCTAGCAGTAACTTTGCAATCTGGTGTGTTGAAAACGCCGTAAGCGAAGTCGCCGTTGGCAAGATCGAAGGCGTCCAACGTAAAACCAAAGGCAAAAAGAGCAAAAATACTAACCAGAAACTCTCGAACTGGGCTTTCGGCAGACTCCAAAAATACATGGAGTACAAACTCAAATCCTGTGGCATAGCCATGTACAAAATTGACGAGAGCTATACAACGCAGACATGTCCTGTCTGCGGCAGAAAGAAGAAGTCCTCAGGCAGAAACTACAAGTGCAAATGCGGCTACTCATGCCACCGAGACATCCACGGTGCGAGGAACATCCTTTCGAAGCATCTTAGCGGTGGGCGGATAACGCATGTGGCTGACATCGAAAACCAAAAGTATCTACGGATAGCTTAG
- a CDS encoding Flp family type IVb pilin translates to MLRYFMDYVRFNVLKNEEGQGLVEYALIIVLVAIVVAAALGLMEEQITAIFANITTKLTPP, encoded by the coding sequence ATGTTAAGGTATTTTATGGATTATGTAAGGTTTAATGTACTTAAGAATGAAGAAGGACAAGGGCTTGTAGAGTATGCGCTAATTATTGTATTAGTAGCAATAGTTGTAGCTGCCGCTTTAGGGCTTATGGAGGAACAGATAACAGCAATATTTGCCAATATCACAACAAAATTGACGCCACCGTAA
- a CDS encoding CpaF family protein — MDRLNKGKAYEAEIDKEDDELEVSEETYQIIDKIQGKLIKSTEKRKLNDSELREKIILILDEIIEEDNVFLNKSEKEVIITKTMNEIVGYGPITDLINDPAVTEVMVNGANFVYVEIEGRIEKTKAKFRNDAQLMHVIEKIVTPLGRRVDESSPMVDARLPDGSRINAIIPPLALNGPVLTIRKFAEDPFTATDLIGFGTMSPQIAEFLRVCVESRLNMFISGGTGSGKTTTLNVVSSFIPPDERIVTIEDAAELQLHQEHVVRLESRPPNIEGKGAIVIRDLVRNALRMRPDRIVVGEVRSGEALDMLQAMNTGHDGSITTGHANSPRDMLARLETMVLMAGMDLPLKAVREQIASAIDIIVHQARLRDGSRKIVSIMEIQGMENEVITLQEIFKFKNEGRDSRGRIRGELVSTGIKPKILDKIKEANIKINEDIFR; from the coding sequence ATGGACAGACTTAATAAGGGAAAGGCTTATGAGGCTGAAATAGATAAGGAAGATGATGAGCTGGAGGTCTCGGAAGAGACTTATCAGATAATAGACAAGATTCAAGGCAAGCTTATAAAGTCGACTGAGAAAAGGAAGCTCAACGACAGCGAGCTTCGGGAAAAGATCATCTTGATACTTGACGAAATTATTGAGGAAGACAATGTATTCCTCAATAAAAGCGAGAAGGAAGTAATAATAACTAAAACCATGAACGAGATAGTGGGCTACGGTCCCATTACGGACCTTATAAACGACCCCGCAGTCACTGAAGTCATGGTGAATGGTGCGAACTTCGTTTATGTGGAAATAGAGGGAAGAATCGAAAAAACAAAGGCCAAGTTCAGAAATGACGCACAGCTTATGCACGTCATCGAAAAGATAGTGACTCCCCTTGGAAGGAGAGTCGACGAATCTTCTCCAATGGTGGATGCAAGGCTTCCTGACGGTTCGAGGATAAATGCCATAATCCCTCCCCTGGCCCTGAACGGTCCAGTCCTTACAATAAGAAAATTCGCCGAGGACCCCTTTACGGCTACGGACCTTATAGGCTTTGGAACAATGAGTCCCCAAATAGCTGAATTCTTGAGAGTTTGCGTGGAAAGCAGGCTCAACATGTTTATATCGGGAGGAACCGGAAGCGGAAAAACAACCACCCTCAACGTAGTCTCCTCATTCATACCGCCGGACGAGAGGATTGTCACCATAGAGGACGCCGCGGAGCTCCAACTTCACCAGGAGCACGTTGTCAGACTCGAGTCAAGGCCTCCCAACATAGAAGGCAAGGGCGCCATTGTAATAAGGGACCTTGTAAGGAACGCCCTGAGGATGAGACCGGACAGGATAGTAGTCGGCGAGGTTCGTTCCGGGGAGGCCCTGGACATGCTTCAGGCTATGAATACAGGCCACGACGGTTCCATAACTACAGGCCACGCTAACTCCCCGCGGGACATGCTGGCCAGGCTCGAGACGATGGTGCTCATGGCGGGAATGGACCTGCCTCTAAAAGCTGTAAGAGAGCAGATAGCCTCAGCTATTGACATCATTGTTCATCAAGCCAGGCTAAGGGATGGAAGCAGGAAGATAGTAAGCATAATGGAGATACAGGGCATGGAGAACGAGGTTATAACGCTTCAGGAGATATTCAAGTTTAAAAACGAAGGCAGGGATTCGAGAGGACGGATAAGAGGCGAGCTTGTAAGCACAGGAATAAAACCTAAGATTCTCGATAAAATAAAGGAAGCCAACATCAAGATAAACGAGGATATTTTCAGATAA
- a CDS encoding bifunctional 3,4-dihydroxy-2-butanone-4-phosphate synthase/GTP cyclohydrolase II: MFCTVEEALSDIREGKIIIVVDDEDRENEGDFFIPAEVTTAEAINFMIKHGRGLVCAPVSREIARRLGLEGMVKTNTDRKETAFTVSIDHVDCTTGISAYERANTIQKMADADSRPSDFTSPGHIFPLLAKDKGVLERMGHTEAAVDLSRLAGFKEAGVICEIINDDGTMARQKDLFELAGKFDMKILTIESLVEYRKKHEMIVTRTGTASLPTEHGIFEIYGYEDYVTGKEHIALVKGDLSSKTPLVRVHSECLTGDVLGSLRCDCGNQLKTAMKRINEYGCGVLIYLRQEGRGIGLLNKIRAYELQDKGMDTVEANLALGFEEDEREYSQACAMLKDLGVSSIVLMTNNPDKIDSMARFGISVEKAERIEVGICEHNVAYLKTKKDKMGHILDKL; this comes from the coding sequence ATGTTTTGCACAGTTGAAGAGGCACTAAGCGACATAAGGGAAGGCAAGATAATAATAGTAGTTGACGACGAGGACAGGGAGAACGAGGGAGACTTTTTCATTCCGGCCGAGGTGACGACTGCCGAGGCGATCAACTTCATGATAAAGCACGGCAGGGGGCTCGTGTGCGCTCCTGTAAGCAGGGAGATAGCAAGAAGGCTCGGGCTCGAGGGCATGGTAAAGACAAACACGGACAGGAAAGAAACGGCCTTTACCGTGTCGATAGACCACGTCGACTGCACGACGGGCATATCGGCATACGAAAGGGCTAACACCATACAGAAGATGGCGGACGCGGATTCGAGGCCGAGCGATTTCACATCGCCAGGGCACATATTCCCGCTTTTGGCAAAGGACAAGGGAGTGCTCGAGAGGATGGGCCACACCGAGGCTGCAGTAGATCTTTCCAGGCTTGCGGGCTTCAAGGAAGCCGGAGTGATATGCGAGATAATAAACGACGACGGCACAATGGCAAGGCAAAAGGACCTTTTCGAGCTTGCCGGCAAGTTCGACATGAAGATACTTACAATAGAAAGCCTTGTAGAATACAGGAAAAAGCACGAGATGATTGTAACAAGAACCGGAACTGCAAGCTTGCCTACAGAGCATGGGATTTTCGAGATATACGGCTACGAAGACTATGTAACAGGCAAGGAGCACATCGCACTTGTAAAGGGAGACCTCTCATCGAAGACTCCGCTTGTGAGGGTGCACTCCGAATGCCTGACTGGAGACGTGCTGGGCTCGCTAAGATGCGACTGCGGCAACCAGCTAAAGACTGCAATGAAGAGGATAAACGAGTACGGCTGCGGAGTTCTCATATACCTGAGGCAGGAGGGCAGGGGCATAGGCCTTCTAAACAAGATAAGGGCATATGAGCTCCAGGACAAGGGTATGGACACTGTAGAAGCCAACCTGGCGCTGGGCTTCGAAGAGGACGAGAGGGAGTACAGCCAGGCCTGCGCAATGCTCAAGGACCTTGGCGTCAGCAGCATAGTGCTCATGACTAACAACCCCGACAAGATAGACTCGATGGCCAGATTCGGCATAAGCGTGGAAAAGGCCGAAAGGATTGAGGTGGGCATCTGCGAACACAACGTCGCATACCTCAAGACAAAAAAGGACAAGATGGGACACATACTAGATAAGCTGTAG
- a CDS encoding Na+/H+ antiporter NhaC family protein, giving the protein MKRFRMALLLSALFVIVLSGSVFAAEVDIAQSNADKFGIWTAVPPLVAIALAFITKNVVFSLFLGVFSGVFMLGLNDSNVIGAFFNGFMMLIDKILGSMADSWNAGILLQCLTIGGLIALVSKMGGAKAVAEALAKRAKSPVSAQIITWILGLLVFFDDYANSLIVGPIMRPVTDKMRVSREKLSFIIDATAAPISGIALISTWIGYELSLIKDAYDSVGQTVNAYGVFLQTIPFRFYNILILLFIFFTAIFMKEFGPMYHAEKRTRNTGKVLPDGAKPMVSEEATGLEPPKGIKLSVWNAIIPIGVLIGSAFVGFYYNGYMALQEDAAVIAAIKQSPFSFYAIRETFGASDASIVLFQAALLGSIVAMVMGVSKKIFTISEAIDTWIQGMKSLVITGVILLLAWSLSGVIKELGTAKFLVSVLSDAMPAFLLPTVIFILGSIISFATGTSYGTMGILMPLAVPLALAINPENSYVVMSAGAVLTGAIFGDHCSPISDTTILSSMGSACDHIEHTRTQMVYAVTVASIAVLFGYIPAGLGIPVYIVLPVAIAVVGAVVYFFGKSVKDEDILEAKIEEVI; this is encoded by the coding sequence ATGAAAAGGTTTAGAATGGCTTTGCTGCTGTCGGCATTATTCGTAATCGTACTTTCGGGCAGCGTATTTGCAGCGGAAGTCGACATTGCCCAATCAAACGCAGACAAATTCGGAATATGGACGGCTGTGCCCCCGCTTGTGGCAATAGCGCTTGCATTCATAACAAAGAACGTTGTTTTCTCACTGTTTCTGGGAGTTTTCTCAGGCGTTTTCATGCTGGGACTCAACGATTCGAATGTAATAGGAGCGTTTTTCAACGGATTCATGATGCTCATAGACAAGATACTAGGCTCAATGGCTGACAGCTGGAATGCTGGAATACTCCTTCAGTGTCTTACAATAGGAGGGCTTATAGCGCTGGTTTCAAAGATGGGCGGCGCCAAGGCCGTGGCAGAGGCTCTGGCAAAGAGGGCAAAATCCCCGGTCAGCGCCCAGATTATAACATGGATACTCGGCTTGCTTGTTTTCTTTGACGACTACGCAAACTCGCTTATAGTAGGCCCTATAATGAGGCCTGTAACGGACAAGATGAGGGTGTCGAGGGAGAAGCTTTCATTCATAATAGATGCGACTGCGGCGCCTATATCAGGCATAGCCCTCATATCGACATGGATTGGCTACGAGCTGAGCCTTATAAAGGACGCATATGATTCTGTGGGACAGACTGTAAACGCATACGGAGTTTTCCTGCAGACAATTCCTTTCAGATTCTACAACATACTCATACTGCTTTTCATATTCTTCACTGCAATATTCATGAAGGAATTCGGACCTATGTACCATGCAGAGAAGAGAACTAGAAATACAGGCAAGGTGCTTCCTGACGGCGCAAAGCCTATGGTTTCGGAAGAGGCCACAGGACTTGAGCCTCCAAAGGGCATAAAGCTGAGCGTGTGGAATGCAATAATACCAATAGGCGTGCTCATAGGTTCGGCATTCGTTGGATTCTACTACAACGGCTATATGGCGCTCCAGGAGGATGCTGCGGTTATAGCAGCGATAAAGCAAAGTCCCTTCTCCTTCTATGCGATAAGGGAGACCTTCGGCGCATCTGATGCAAGTATAGTCCTTTTCCAGGCGGCGCTTCTCGGAAGCATAGTGGCAATGGTTATGGGCGTTAGCAAGAAGATATTCACAATATCTGAAGCAATAGATACTTGGATACAGGGCATGAAGTCGCTTGTTATAACAGGAGTAATACTCCTGCTTGCATGGTCGCTTTCGGGAGTAATAAAAGAGCTTGGAACAGCCAAATTCCTGGTTTCAGTGCTTTCGGACGCAATGCCTGCATTCCTGCTTCCGACAGTGATATTCATACTCGGTTCAATAATATCTTTTGCAACAGGAACTTCATACGGCACAATGGGCATACTAATGCCGCTTGCAGTGCCTCTTGCACTTGCAATAAACCCTGAGAACTCTTACGTGGTAATGAGCGCGGGAGCAGTTCTTACGGGAGCGATATTCGGAGACCACTGCTCTCCAATATCAGACACTACAATACTTTCATCAATGGGATCAGCCTGCGACCACATAGAGCACACAAGGACGCAGATGGTGTATGCCGTCACAGTAGCTTCAATAGCAGTGCTGTTTGGATATATACCAGCAGGCCTTGGAATACCAGTATATATAGTGCTTCCTGTCGCGATAGCTGTAGTGGGAGCTGTGGTATACTTCTTTGGAAAATCGGTAAAGGATGAAGACATTCTGGAAGCGAAGATAGAAGAAGTAATATAG
- the ribH gene encoding 6,7-dimethyl-8-ribityllumazine synthase: protein MNVYEGKLLARDKKFAIVASRFNEFITSKLIGGAVDCLKRHEAEDANIELVWVPGAFEIPLACKKLASTGRYNAIIALGAVIRGATSHYDYVCSEVSKGVASVSLEKEIPVAFGVVTTENIEQAIERAGTKAGNKGWDAAMTAIEMSNLMDKF, encoded by the coding sequence ATGAACGTATATGAAGGAAAGCTCCTGGCAAGGGATAAGAAATTCGCAATAGTGGCATCAAGATTCAACGAATTCATAACATCAAAGCTTATAGGCGGCGCTGTAGACTGCCTTAAAAGGCACGAGGCCGAGGATGCAAACATAGAGCTCGTATGGGTTCCGGGGGCCTTCGAGATACCTCTTGCCTGCAAGAAGCTGGCTTCAACAGGCAGATACAACGCCATAATAGCTCTTGGCGCAGTAATAAGGGGCGCTACATCCCACTACGACTACGTGTGCAGCGAGGTTTCAAAGGGAGTTGCAAGCGTATCCCTTGAGAAGGAAATTCCTGTGGCCTTTGGCGTTGTCACAACTGAAAACATAGAGCAGGCAATAGAAAGGGCAGGAACCAAGGCGGGCAACAAGGGCTGGGACGCGGCCATGACTGCGATAGAAATGTCCAACCTGATGGACAAATTCTAA